Part of the Bacteroidota bacterium genome, GATGCGCCCCTGGGGGGGCCTTCCCGGCGCTTGAGTCCCGGTTCCCGTTACGGAAGAGCGAACGCACCGCCGTCACGGGTAGGCGTACCGCTTCTTTCATAAGGACGACCAGGAAGACGAAGACAAAAGAACTGTGCCAGAGGTAGAGGGGGTAGACGGTCGAAACCACCAGCACGGGGGGAAGATGGCTGAACCCCCTCCACCCGAAGAGGAGAAGCACCAGGGGAGCGTTAAAGAAAACGAACAGCGCCCGGAGAGTCCGGCGGGCCCACGGGCGGGGGGGCTTCCGCCCGCCGGCCCCGAGCAATTCCCTGTAAAAAAAGAATTGTATTCCCAGGAGAACGGTGGTGAAGAATATTTGGAAGAAAAGCCACATGATCTTCTTTTTCCTTGTTCAGACCCGCACAGTTTCGGGATTGAAGAGTCTCGCCGAATTTCGGAGAAATACTCTCAGCGTGATAAACATCGCAAGCAGCAGCGCCAGGCGGGGATAGGCGAGAATGCTCAGGAGTCCCCGGCCGTCGAAAGGCCGGAAGAGCCGGTACGGGATCCAGCTTACGAGGATAAACAATGCCAGGAGGATCTTCTGTTCCGGCCGCCAGCGAGCCCGGTCGCCCCCGAGGAGGAGGGCTACCGGAAGGACCAGGAGGAGGAAATGGTATGTCGCGGAGGCAGGGAGCAGAAGGAGCGCCGCGATCGTCACCAGGGCGAACTGGATGGGGGGTGCATCGGGACCGAACGCTTGTTGCGCGTTCCGGTAGCCCGTAATCGTGGCCGCAGCGACGAGCAGATAGATCGCATACTTCATGATGACGTAACCGGCTTCCCATTGAATCGCGGGGCTCGGGTTAAGAAGCGGATCGGAAACGAACAGCCGTCTCAGGAGGCTGTTCCAGGACTGCATCGTCGCCCCGAAGGGGTTGAGGATTTCACCCTCGAGGTGGGCGGGGAGCAGCGACAGGAACTGCCGGTAGACCCCGGTCCCGAGGAGGAGGGCCGCCGCCGCATAGATCGCCGCGACCGTCAGGGCAAACCAGAGTATCAGCGACCATCTTCGACGGACCGCAAGGAGAGGAATGAACGCAACCGGAAAATACTTGAGGGCCGCGGCGGCTCCGAATGCCATCCCCGATCTCCCGGATTTCGAGCTCCGCTCGCCGAGGTAGCCGGCCATGATCAGAAGCGTCACGAGAAGGTAACACTGGCCAAAGCGGAAGTCGTTGATCAGAGCGATGCCGCTCGCCAGGAAGAGGAGAAGGGAGAACGGCCAGGCGCGCCCGGAACACCGAGAGAGGAGGATCACGTTTGCGGCGAGGAGCAGGAGGTTGACGACCGTCCACGCCCGGAGCGCCTGAACCGGCGGAAGGAACGCGACCGGAGTCATCAAGAGGGCGGTGACGGGCGGAAGGGGGGCAAAGATCCCCTGTTGGTCGATTCCTACCCTGTAAATCTGGCTCTGGAACCAGTCCGCCTCGTAGATCCTGGAGACGTCCCGGCCTTCCAGCACCAGGCGGGCCGACGTATAATAATTCGGGAAATCCGTATCGATGGTTGTCATGGCAGGCACGAGGCCGAACCATGCGAGGAGGCACCCCAGAAGTGCCGACGCGATGAGCGTAAACGAGAGGCGCACGGATGACGCTCTCATTCTGGTACCGGGCATTCTGGTACCGGGCGAGCAGTCCGGCGTGCCACGGCGACGAAATGGTCTCCGAGAGACCGGAAGGGAACCGTTCCCCGGATTTTCCGGTCGAGCCGGAGGAGCCGTCCTGTCAACTCCGGATGGGAGGAGATGAAGTTCAAAGAATTCGGTGGAGGTGAGAGAATGCTGAGTCCATATAATTCGATAACTTCGAACCAGGGCTTCAGGATTCCCTTCATCCCCCCGGGTGAATGATACCAGACGTGCAGCGGCGAGCCGCCGACCGTCGCCCCGGACCCGCCGGAGCGCAGCCGCCTGAACGCCTTTCCGAATTTTCCGCGCGCAAGAAAGGCCGCTGTCTCCCAGAGGCACGTCCGGTTCAACAGGCACGCAACGAAGACGGCACCGGGCCTCACGACCCGGCCGAGTTTCGCGGCAACCTCCGCCGGCCGCGGGGAGCAGTTCAACCCTCCGAAATTCGAAAATGCGCCGTCGAACTCGCTTGAGCCGAGCGAATCGATCCGCTCATTATCCAGCACCCTTGTGGTGATGAGATGACCGAGAGAACGGAGCCCGACTTTTTCCGCGGCTCTGGCGACCATCTCCGGCGACGCGTCGAGACAGGTCACGCGCACCCCCCGCTCTGCGAGGGCGATCGCATCGGTCCCTGTGCCGCAGTTGAGCTCCAGCACATGCGCTCCGGGCGGAAAGTGAGCGAAAAGCGTCGCCTGGACCACCTTCCGGAGGTCCCCGGTGAGTCCCCGCTGTTCGAACTCTTCGTCATACCCTGCTGCGGCCCGGTCGAAGAGAGCCGCCGTCTGTGCGGCGGGAGCGCCGGTCATGAACGCCATCCCTTCGTCAGTTCCATGCCTGCCCTGGCAAGTTTGGCCTTCGCGAACGAGGTTGCGAGCGCGGCGAAGCTTTTCCCGCCATGATTCCGGATGCGGTGTTGACCCACCTCATTCACGAGGTAGCGGTTTGCGAACCAGTAGAACCGGTCGGAGAACCGCCCCGCGATCCTCAGCTGGCGGTCGGTGCCGGAAGACCAGTCGGGCGGGACGGAAATACGGTCCCGGACCTGGCGATAGAACGTTGTCCCCTTGATCGGGTAGGCGACTGTGGTGAGGAACGTGTCGGGATCGGTCTCCTTGAGGTGCTCCACGGTCGCCTCGATATCCCGGATCTCCTCGCCGGGATAGCCCAGCATGACGAACAAGCCGGCCTTGATGCCGAACTTCCGTGCGAGTCTGGTAATCGTCCGGATCTCCCCGACAGACACTCTCCGTTCCATCGCATCGAGGATCCGTTGCGATCCGCTCTCGGACCCGTACCAGATCCGGAAGCAGCCGAGCTCGGCGATCTTCTGAAGGATCTCTTCCGAGAGGCGGTCGGCGCGTGAGATGCATTCGAACGGGATCCGTATGTTTCGCCGCTTCATTTCCGCATGGAACTGGTGGAACCACTTATGATGCATCGTGAAGACGTCGTCGGCGAACCAGAGCATGTCGGGATTGTACCTCTCGCGGATCAACTCTATTTCCCCGACGACGTTCGCCACACTCCGCCGGCGGTGCGTCTCTCCGTAGACCGATCTGCTGCACCACGTGCACGTGTAAGGGCAGCCCCGCGCGCAGATCAGGGAGACGGATCCCATGCCGTGGCGGCGCTTCCAGACCCCGATGTACTCTTCCATGTCGATGGCCTCCCTGTCGGGAAACGGGATCGAATCAATGTCGGGTATCAGGGGACGCGGGGGAGTCCTCACGATCTGCCCGTCGTCGCTCCGGAAGACGATCCCGCGGATCGAGCCCGTCGGCCCCCCTTTGGAGAGCGCTTCGAGAAGCTCAAAAGTTGTTTCTTCACCCTCACCGATCACCGCCGCGTCGGCGCCGGAGGCCACATACTGTTCGGCATATTCCGGAACGTCCGGGCCCCCCACGATCACCCTGCACCCGGCCTCCTTGCAACAACGAATCTGTTTGAGGACATTCAGCTTCGTCAGAAGATTGGAGGAAATTCCGACCACCGGAGGACGCTCTCCGGCGATGTAGGCGGAGAACCCGGGGAACGACTTGAAGGTGGTGTCGAACACGGAGACGCCGATGCCCCGGGCCTTCAGGTACGAGGAGAGGTAGAGAATTCCGAGAGGAGGGTACGGTTTCAGGATCCTCTTTTCGGTTTCATCCTCCGTGAGGAAATAGCCGTGGGTAAGAAGAAGATCCATTCCGGGGAGCGCTACCGGTTTGTGTCGCCGCGCCGCGAGAGCGCTTCGAGCTCGGCTTCCAATCCAGGGAGAGTGAGCGCATGGTAGGCGGATGACGCCAGCCGCCGGATCGTCCGCCGATCCGGGAGTGAAGGCCTGGCGATCGATTGTTTGAGAAGTTCGATCCCCTGCCAGAGGCGGAACTTCTTGTGGGTCAGTCGATGGAGCGCGCGGTAAAATTCCTGGCTGTACTCCGTGGTTCCGACCATCGGGTCGAGATCGCGGCTGTCGATCCAGTTCCTTTTCTCGCCGAGGCCCGATTTCACGCGTTCGTAAAATTTCGTGCCCGGAAGGGGGTATGAAACCGAGATTCCGATCTCATCCGGCGCGCATTCCTTGACCATCCGGAGAGTCGATTCGATGTCGGACCGGGTCTCCCCGGGATAGCCGTACTGCAGAAAATGGCCGACACGGATCCCCGCCTCGCGGAGCCGGCGCGTCGATTCATAAATCTGTTCGACGCTTGTTCCTTTCTCCATCGCGTCGAGGATTTTCTGGGAACCGGATTCGGCCCCGATCCAGACGGTCTGGCAACCCGCGCGTTTCAGGTGAACAATCGTCTCTTCCTTCAGGAGGAGGTCGGAGCGTGAAAGGCATTTGAACGGGATCGCGGCGTCCGCCTCATTGACTTCGGCCGCGAACTCCTCGATCCATCCCGGCTTGAGGCCGAAAATATCGTCGCAAAACCAGAGGTGGTCCGGCCGGAATTCGCTCTTGAGGAGCGCCATTTCTCCCGCCACATTTCCCGGTGTGCGTGAATGATACGTCTGCCCGTAGACCGGTTTGGCGCACCAGTTGCAATGGAACGGGCACCCGCGCGTGGTCACGATATTCATCGAGAAGTAGCCGTGCCGCCGTTTCCACAACGCGCGGTACCGTTCCACGTGGAGAAGGTCCCTCGCCGGGAGGGGTAGGGCATCCAGGTCGTGCAGGAGCTCCCGCTTGCGGTTCCTTACGATCGCGCCGTCCCGGACGTAGACCAGCCCGTCGACCGGTTCGGCGTTCCGGCCGCCGGCCAGATGGCCGAGAAGCTCCGACAGTGTCGCCTCGCCCTCTCCGGCGATCACGTAATCGGCCCCCTGCTCGAGATACTCTCCCGCATGATCGCCCGGGTCAGATCCGTGAACAATGACCGTCGAGCCGTGAGCCTTCGCGAGGCGGGTGAGGCTGAATGCCGCCTCGCGCATCCTCGTCAGGCACATTTTCGTCAGGTAATTGAAGTCGTCGTCGAAGATCACCACCACATCCGGGCGGTGCCGCCTCAGGTGGAGGCCGAATTCTGCCGGTCCCGAAGCGAGCATGCTGTCAAAGAGCGCGACCCTGTGCCCCCCGGCGCGCGCGCCGGCGGCGGCATAGAGTGTGCCGAGAGGGGCGTAGGGCATCATGGCCCCGAACTCCTTCGGGTCGAGCGACAGGAAATATGAATGCGTGAAGAGAACGTTCGACATGGCCGCCCCTACGCGGGAGACTCTCCCTTCGTGAGCTCCGCGGGGAGTGAGTACGCCTCGAGCTTCCGCCGGTAGATTGAGAGCACTTTGCCGGAAAAATTTCCGACGTAGGCCCGGGATTCGGAGATGCTGCACCGAAACACATGATCTCTCGTGGCTTCATCCACGCCGGGGTACCGCTTTCTCCAGACGCGCTTCATGAACTCCATCAGGCGGGCGTCGAGCCGGTCCGCCCACTTCCCCTTGAACGGCAGCTCGAGGAGAGACTGGAGGACGCTTCTCCGGTTGTTCGGGGGAGCGGACCGGAGCGCGGAGATCCGGTAATTGGGGAAGAAGCCCTTGATCCAGGAATTTGCGTTCATGTACTTCAGGTAGAGAGCGGAATTGAAGAGCGGCTTGAGGTGCGCGATTTCCGTCGCCGTGTAGTAGTTGCGGTCGTCCAGGACGAGGTGATCCGAATCGAGGTAGTAGTTCAGGCAAAAATACTTCTTGCTGTTCAACAGGAAAACCTTTTTGAACGCCACGAGGAGCATCCTGCAAATCCAGAGCCGCCCCGGGACGGTCACCACCACATAATCGATATCGCTCTTCGGATTCGCGACCCCCTTGGAGAGGTCTCCGGAAATGAAAATGCCGCGGACGAAGGGGAATCGCTTGATGACGTGAGCCATGAGGCTTGCGATCGGGAATCTCCGGCGGGCGAGCCGCTCGCGCCTGATTCTGAGCCCGGCAAGATCGGCTCCCTCATGCGGAATGCTGTAATAGCCTCGTTCCCCGTGGATCGAACCCGAGCCCGTGAGAGTTCCGAGGAGCTCCAGAAACGAGCGTTTCGTAATGGAATTCCGCGGAAGGAGGTGAAATAACTCGTCGGCCGTGAGCGGATGCTCAAAGATATCGTAGTAGAGGAGTGTCCGGACGATATATGGATTCCAGGAACCGGGAGTCATCAGCGGGCCGATGCTTAAATTAAACGCTTTTTTTGGCAGATTGCAAGCCTCCACACGGAAAATCGGGCAAGTTGCATGCCACTCGAACCGGTATCCCGCCGGGCTGGCAAAAATCGGGCACCGGGAATTGGCGTTCCCTCCCGGATGGGACAGCCGTGGCACGGAACGGAAGAACCTTGTCCACTTGTTGGGACAGGGAACTCATGCTGGCCGGGAATTGGTAGCCGCAAGCTCTAGCTTGCGTTTGTTCAACGCAGCCTGAAGGCTGCGGCTACCGGCGCCGCTGCCAGTGACGCAACTTGAAGGATCGGCCGCCGCGGGGGAACGGGAGCAGACGCGGAACAGTTGATGTTGGGCAAGCTATTTCCTATATTTTCGCGTCATGAACGGCAAGAATCAGGTTTAATGAAGCGGCCCACGAAAGGGACATTCACATCGAGGCGGGCCAAGAGGATCTATCTCCTCCTCCTCGCCTTTTCAATCCTCTTCTTCGTTTGCAACGACATTATCCTCCCCTGGTATGTCAATCAGGGGGGTATCGTCGAAGTCCCATCCGTTCTGGGCGTTCCCTACGACGATGCCGTCAAGAGCCTCGCTACGCTCGGCCTTGAAGGGCGGAAAGGGGATGTCCGGCTCGATAAGGATCATCCCGCGGGCCTCGTCATCATCCAGAGCCCTTTCCCGGGCGAGAAGGTCAAGCGGGGGAGGCGGGTCTACATGACGATCAGCGGGGGGGAACAGCTCGTCGCAATTCCGAGCGTCAAAGGGAGGACTCTCCGGGACGCCAAGTTTGCGCTCGAACGCCAGGGATTAAAGCTCGGCACGGTCGAATACCGGCCCTCCGATTCGTTTCCCCAGAATACGGTCATCGAGCAGGCCCCCGGAGCGGGTGCGACCGCGAAACGCGACGCATTCGTTTCGATCGTCGTCAGCCAGGGGAACACCTTCCAGAAGATCACCGTGCCGGATGTGACCAGGAAGTCGCTGACGGAGGCGAAGGCGCTGCTCGCCGCAAGCGGCCTGAAACTCGGAAATATCACTTATATCCCGTCGACCGAGCTCTTGCCGAACACGGTCGTCGAGCAGTTTCCCCTCAAGGGGGAGCTTGTTTCATCCGGCCAGGCTGTCGATCTGTTCGTGGTCCAGGGCGGGGAGCGCAACAAGGATATCATCGAATATTGACCGGCCCCCCCGACTCATGGTCACCATAGCGCCATCGATCCTCTCCGCCGACTTCCGGGACCTGAAGCGGCAGATCCGTCTGGCAGAGCAGGGCGGAGCCGACTGGATCCATCTCGACATCATGGACGGTCATTTTGTCCCGAATATCACGTTCGGCCCCATGATCGTCAAGACCGTGCGATCGATCACGAAGCTGCCTCTCGACACGCACCTGATGATCGAGGATCCTCTCCGGTACATCGGGGAGTTCCGCGAGGCCGGCTCCACGAGGCTGACCGTGCATGTGGAAGCGTGTGTCCACCTCCACCGGGTGGTCGAGAGGATCAGGCAGGCCGGAATGAAACCGGGCGTCGCCCTGAATCCCGCCACGCCGGTCTCCGCGCTCGAAGAGATTCTCCCGTTCACGGACCTCGTGCTCGTCATGACGGTCAATCCGGGCTTCGGCGGCCAGGAGTTCATCCCCTCCTCTCTTGCGAAAGTGCAGGAAGTGGCGCGCATGATCGCGAAGAAAAAGCGGAAAACGGTCCTCGAGGTCGACGGCGGCATCGGCGAACACAACGCCGCGGAACTTGTCCGGGCGGGCGCCGCAGCCCTCGTGGCAGGACACTCCATCTTCTCCCAGCGCAACATTCCCCGCGCGATCCGCAACCTCCGCACGTCCGCCCTCCGGTAACGCCCCCCGGTACGATTTTTCTTGACAATATGCGTTCGGTGCCTTATATTGTCAGGTAGAAACAGTTTACTTCCTTAATAACGTCAACTTTTTCTTAGTTTTCCCTTGATAAGTAAGGAACCGACCCCGGCCCTGGACGAGGTGGACGCGGCCCTGCTGGATATCCTTCAAAAAAACGGAAGGACGAAAAGGAACGACCTCGCCGGAATGGTGGGCCTCTCGCTCCCCTCCGTGAGCGACCGGCTCAAGAAACTCGAGGAGGGGGGCCTCATCACGGAGTACCGCGCCATTCTCGATCCGAAACGCGCCGGGTACGACATCACCGCCTTTATCTTCGTCTCCGTCGATTCCTCCAAGCACTACGGATCGTTCATCGAGCATGCGCACGCCGCCGAAGGGATTCTCGAGTGTCACGCCGTCACCGGGGAAGGGACGCATCTCCTGAAGGTCCGGACTGCGAACACGTCGGCCCTGGAGAAGCTGCTGGCAAAAATCCAATCGTGGCAGGGAGTGCTCGGGACCCGGAGCAGCGTCGTCCTTTCGACCTCCAAGGAAGAGACCAGACTTAAAATTCACAATTCAAAATAAATCAACCTCAGGGAAAGGGAGAGTCAATGCCTGTACGCGCGACGAAGCCGTCCAAAAATATTGAACAGGTCTTCCGGACAATCAAGGACAGCGACATCAAAGTGATCGACCTTCGCTTTTGCGACATGCTGGGGCAGTGGCAGCACTTTACGGTGATGGGGAACGAGTTCGACGAAGACGCCTTCACCGAAGGCCTCGGGTTCGACGGATCGAGCATCCGAGGCTTCCAGGCGATCCACGAGAGCGACATGCTGCTCATTCCGGATCCCGACACGATCTTCGTCGATCCGTTCACCGCGGTGCCGACCCTGAACATCATCTGCGATGTGAAAGACCCCATGACGCTCAAGCGGTATTCGCGCGACAGCAGGTATGTCGCGGCGAAGGCCGAGGCGTACCTCCGGTCCACCGGGATCGCCGACACGTGCTACGTGGGGCCCGAGGCGGAGTTTTTCATACTCGACAGCGCCAGGTTCGATCAGTCGCACCAGTATGGATTTTATTACCTCGATTCCGAAGAGGGTTTTTGGAACAGCGGGAAGGACGGAGGGGCGGTCCCGAATCTCGGGCACAAGCCGCGGTTCAAGGAGGGATATTTTCCCACCGCGCCCCTCGACAGCCTTCAGGACATCCGGTCGGAGATGGCGCTCACGCTCGAAAAAACCGGCGTGCGGGTGGAGGTCCACCATCACGAGGTGGCGACCGCCGGGCAGGCCGAGATCGACATGCGCCGGGACACGCTGCTCCGGATGGGGGACAGCCTGTTGAAATACAAGTACGTCGTGAAAAATGTCGCCAAGCGCAACCGCAAAACGGTCACCTTCATGCCGAAGCCCCTGTTCAACGACAACGGTTCGGGAATGCACGTGCACCTCAGTTTGTGGAAGGGGGGTAAACCGCTCTTTTACGGCGACAAGTACGCCAACCTGAGCCCTCTCGCACTTCATTTCATCGGGGGCATCCTGAAACACGCGCCCGCCCTCTGCGCCATTACGAATCCGACGACCAATTCGTACAAGCGGATGACACCCGGGTTTGAGGCGCCGGTGAACCTCGCCTACTCGCAGCGAAACAGAAGCGCCGCGGTCCGGATCCCGATGTATTCGAAGAACCCGGCCGCGAAAAGGATCGAATTCCGGTGTCCCGACCCCGCCTGCAATCCCTATCTCGGATTTGCCGCCCTGTTGATGGCGGGCCTGGACGGGATCAAAAGCAAAATCGATCCGGGCAAGCCGCTCGACGTCGACATCTACGATCTCGGTTCGGCGGATCTGAAAAAGATTCCCACGGCTCCGGGCTCTCTCGAGCAGGCACTCGGGCATCTCGAGCGGGACCATGACTTCCTCCTGCGCGGGGATGTCTTCACCAAAGACCTGATCGAGTCGTGGATTGAATTCAAGATGGAGAAGGAAGTGAAGCCGATGCAACTCCGGCCCCACCCGTATGAGTTTTCCCTCTACTACGACGTTTGAGAATCGTCCGGAGCACCGATCGACGAGCCCCGCCCGGCAGACCGGACGGGGCTTTTTGTCGCGAAACTTGAGATTTGGGGGGAAGTTTCTTACTTTGAGCCCCATGGATTACTCCACGATCCTCTGCACCACCCAGGACCGCCTCACCGTTGTTACGATGAACCGCCCGGAGCGGAGGAACGCTCTCGACGGCGCGATGATCAAGGAACTCACCGACGCCTTCAGCGCCGCCAACCGCAACCCGCAGGTTCGGATGGTGGTCCTCACCGGCAACGGTCCGGCGTTTTGCGCGGGAATGGATCTGGAATACCTGCAGACGATCTCCGCACTGGGACAGGCGGAAAATCTCGAGGATGCCCGAAGCCTCACCAAACTCCTCGACCTTGTGCACGGGCTGAAGAAACCTGTTGTCGCCATGGTGAACGGCCCCGCGATGGGAGGAGGATGCGGACTCGCCGCCGCCTGCGATTTCGTCTTCGCATCGAAGGAACAGGCCGTCCTCGGGGCGCCGGAGGTGCGAATGGGATTTCTTCCCGCGGTCATCCTTCTCTACCTCGTCAAGAGAATGGGGGAGGGAGCGGCAAGAGAATTGGTCCTTCGGGGAGGGATCCTGGGCGCGGAAGAGGCGCGCGCCAGGGGCCTCGTCACCGAAGTCGTGGAGGGGGCCGCCCTGCCGGCCCGGGTGATGGAATTTGCCTCGGAGCTCATCAATTCGACGAGCGGCTCTTCCCAGATGCTGACCAAGGAGCTCTTCTCCCGGTATGACGAGATGGGCCTGAAGCAGGCGGAGGAATACGCGGCGAACCTGAACGCGCTCGCGCGCAAGACCGAGGATTTCCGAAAAGGGATCGCCGCGTTTAGAAAAAAAGACCGCCCCCAATGGTGACGAACACCCCGGAGCGCCTCCGCGCTTCCATCAGGAACGTCCCCGATTTTCCCAAGAAGGGGATCGTCTTCCGCGACATCACGACTCTCCTTCAGGACCCGGCGGCGTTTCGCGAGGCGAACGACTCGCTCTTCGAGCGGTACCGCTCGAGCGGAGCCGCGAAAATCGCCGGCATCGAATCGCGCGGGTTTATTTTCGGAAGCGTTCTGGCCTCCCGGCTCGGAGCGGGTTTCGTTCCCGTCCGGAAGCCGGGAAAACTCCCTTCGGCGAGCATACGGGAAGTCTACCAGCTCGAGTACGGCTCCGACGCGTTGGAGATCCACGCAGACTCGATCGCGGCGGGCGAGAAGATACTTATCGTCGATGATCTGCTTGCCACGGGGGGGACGGCCGCCGCGGCCTGTTCTCTCGTGCGGCGGCTCGGCGGCAGTATCATCGGTGTGGCATTCCTGGTCGAACTTGCGTTCCTGGGAGGGCGGAA contains:
- a CDS encoding adenine phosphoribosyltransferase, which encodes MVTNTPERLRASIRNVPDFPKKGIVFRDITTLLQDPAAFREANDSLFERYRSSGAAKIAGIESRGFIFGSVLASRLGAGFVPVRKPGKLPSASIREVYQLEYGSDALEIHADSIAAGEKILIVDDLLATGGTAAAACSLVRRLGGSIIGVAFLVELAFLGGRKKLQEYDVFSIVSYESE
- a CDS encoding radical SAM protein; translated protein: MDLLLTHGYFLTEDETEKRILKPYPPLGILYLSSYLKARGIGVSVFDTTFKSFPGFSAYIAGERPPVVGISSNLLTKLNVLKQIRCCKEAGCRVIVGGPDVPEYAEQYVASGADAAVIGEGEETTFELLEALSKGGPTGSIRGIVFRSDDGQIVRTPPRPLIPDIDSIPFPDREAIDMEEYIGVWKRRHGMGSVSLICARGCPYTCTWCSRSVYGETHRRRSVANVVGEIELIRERYNPDMLWFADDVFTMHHKWFHQFHAEMKRRNIRIPFECISRADRLSEEILQKIAELGCFRIWYGSESGSQRILDAMERRVSVGEIRTITRLARKFGIKAGLFVMLGYPGEEIRDIEATVEHLKETDPDTFLTTVAYPIKGTTFYRQVRDRISVPPDWSSGTDRQLRIAGRFSDRFYWFANRYLVNEVGQHRIRNHGGKSFAALATSFAKAKLARAGMELTKGWRS
- a CDS encoding radical SAM protein, coding for MSNVLFTHSYFLSLDPKEFGAMMPYAPLGTLYAAAGARAGGHRVALFDSMLASGPAEFGLHLRRHRPDVVVIFDDDFNYLTKMCLTRMREAAFSLTRLAKAHGSTVIVHGSDPGDHAGEYLEQGADYVIAGEGEATLSELLGHLAGGRNAEPVDGLVYVRDGAIVRNRKRELLHDLDALPLPARDLLHVERYRALWKRRHGYFSMNIVTTRGCPFHCNWCAKPVYGQTYHSRTPGNVAGEMALLKSEFRPDHLWFCDDIFGLKPGWIEEFAAEVNEADAAIPFKCLSRSDLLLKEETIVHLKRAGCQTVWIGAESGSQKILDAMEKGTSVEQIYESTRRLREAGIRVGHFLQYGYPGETRSDIESTLRMVKECAPDEIGISVSYPLPGTKFYERVKSGLGEKRNWIDSRDLDPMVGTTEYSQEFYRALHRLTHKKFRLWQGIELLKQSIARPSLPDRRTIRRLASSAYHALTLPGLEAELEALSRRGDTNR
- the glnA gene encoding type I glutamate--ammonia ligase, producing the protein MPVRATKPSKNIEQVFRTIKDSDIKVIDLRFCDMLGQWQHFTVMGNEFDEDAFTEGLGFDGSSIRGFQAIHESDMLLIPDPDTIFVDPFTAVPTLNIICDVKDPMTLKRYSRDSRYVAAKAEAYLRSTGIADTCYVGPEAEFFILDSARFDQSHQYGFYYLDSEEGFWNSGKDGGAVPNLGHKPRFKEGYFPTAPLDSLQDIRSEMALTLEKTGVRVEVHHHEVATAGQAEIDMRRDTLLRMGDSLLKYKYVVKNVAKRNRKTVTFMPKPLFNDNGSGMHVHLSLWKGGKPLFYGDKYANLSPLALHFIGGILKHAPALCAITNPTTNSYKRMTPGFEAPVNLAYSQRNRSAAVRIPMYSKNPAAKRIEFRCPDPACNPYLGFAALLMAGLDGIKSKIDPGKPLDVDIYDLGSADLKKIPTAPGSLEQALGHLERDHDFLLRGDVFTKDLIESWIEFKMEKEVKPMQLRPHPYEFSLYYDV
- a CDS encoding Lrp/AsnC family transcriptional regulator; translation: MISKEPTPALDEVDAALLDILQKNGRTKRNDLAGMVGLSLPSVSDRLKKLEEGGLITEYRAILDPKRAGYDITAFIFVSVDSSKHYGSFIEHAHAAEGILECHAVTGEGTHLLKVRTANTSALEKLLAKIQSWQGVLGTRSSVVLSTSKEETRLKIHNSK
- a CDS encoding PASTA domain-containing protein — translated: MKRPTKGTFTSRRAKRIYLLLLAFSILFFVCNDIILPWYVNQGGIVEVPSVLGVPYDDAVKSLATLGLEGRKGDVRLDKDHPAGLVIIQSPFPGEKVKRGRRVYMTISGGEQLVAIPSVKGRTLRDAKFALERQGLKLGTVEYRPSDSFPQNTVIEQAPGAGATAKRDAFVSIVVSQGNTFQKITVPDVTRKSLTEAKALLAASGLKLGNITYIPSTELLPNTVVEQFPLKGELVSSGQAVDLFVVQGGERNKDIIEY
- a CDS encoding glycosyltransferase family 87 protein, which codes for MRLSFTLIASALLGCLLAWFGLVPAMTTIDTDFPNYYTSARLVLEGRDVSRIYEADWFQSQIYRVGIDQQGIFAPLPPVTALLMTPVAFLPPVQALRAWTVVNLLLLAANVILLSRCSGRAWPFSLLLFLASGIALINDFRFGQCYLLVTLLIMAGYLGERSSKSGRSGMAFGAAAALKYFPVAFIPLLAVRRRWSLILWFALTVAAIYAAAALLLGTGVYRQFLSLLPAHLEGEILNPFGATMQSWNSLLRRLFVSDPLLNPSPAIQWEAGYVIMKYAIYLLVAAATITGYRNAQQAFGPDAPPIQFALVTIAALLLLPASATYHFLLLVLPVALLLGGDRARWRPEQKILLALFILVSWIPYRLFRPFDGRGLLSILAYPRLALLLAMFITLRVFLRNSARLFNPETVRV
- a CDS encoding enoyl-CoA hydratase-related protein, producing MDYSTILCTTQDRLTVVTMNRPERRNALDGAMIKELTDAFSAANRNPQVRMVVLTGNGPAFCAGMDLEYLQTISALGQAENLEDARSLTKLLDLVHGLKKPVVAMVNGPAMGGGCGLAAACDFVFASKEQAVLGAPEVRMGFLPAVILLYLVKRMGEGAARELVLRGGILGAEEARARGLVTEVVEGAALPARVMEFASELINSTSGSSQMLTKELFSRYDEMGLKQAEEYAANLNALARKTEDFRKGIAAFRKKDRPQW
- the rpe gene encoding ribulose-phosphate 3-epimerase, producing MVTIAPSILSADFRDLKRQIRLAEQGGADWIHLDIMDGHFVPNITFGPMIVKTVRSITKLPLDTHLMIEDPLRYIGEFREAGSTRLTVHVEACVHLHRVVERIRQAGMKPGVALNPATPVSALEEILPFTDLVLVMTVNPGFGGQEFIPSSLAKVQEVARMIAKKKRKTVLEVDGGIGEHNAAELVRAGAAALVAGHSIFSQRNIPRAIRNLRTSALR
- a CDS encoding class I SAM-dependent methyltransferase, with amino-acid sequence MTGAPAAQTAALFDRAAAGYDEEFEQRGLTGDLRKVVQATLFAHFPPGAHVLELNCGTGTDAIALAERGVRVTCLDASPEMVARAAEKVGLRSLGHLITTRVLDNERIDSLGSSEFDGAFSNFGGLNCSPRPAEVAAKLGRVVRPGAVFVACLLNRTCLWETAAFLARGKFGKAFRRLRSGGSGATVGGSPLHVWYHSPGGMKGILKPWFEVIELYGLSILSPPPNSLNFISSHPELTGRLLRLDRKIRGTVPFRSLGDHFVAVARRTARPVPECPVPE